The Deltaproteobacteria bacterium genome contains a region encoding:
- a CDS encoding type II toxin-antitoxin system death-on-curing family toxin, with amino-acid sequence MRPIKISEVEHIAHNLARKHLEWDEPIPDFETRYPGILESCLGTVFQTFGGKDLYPTLIDKASMLFYLMVKNHPFLNGNKRIALTTLVVFLVMNNKWLDVQGESFYQTSIEVAESNPKYRESVIKEIKSFIRSGLTNLNRN; translated from the coding sequence ATGAGGCCGATCAAGATAAGCGAGGTCGAGCATATTGCTCACAATCTCGCCCGAAAACATCTTGAGTGGGATGAGCCGATACCGGACTTTGAGACCCGGTACCCTGGTATATTGGAAAGTTGTCTGGGAACTGTATTTCAAACTTTTGGCGGCAAAGACCTTTATCCGACCCTTATCGATAAGGCATCGATGCTTTTCTACCTTATGGTAAAAAACCATCCATTTCTTAACGGTAACAAAAGAATTGCTCTGACAACTCTCGTAGTATTTCTTGTGATGAACAACAAGTGGTTAGATGTTCAAGGTGAATCTTTCTATCAAACATCCATTGAGGTGGCAGAGAGCAATCCGAAATACAGGGAAAGCGTTATAAAGGAAATCAAAAGTTTCATCCGAAGTGGATTGACGAATTTGAACCGTAATTAA